CAAATAATTGGATTTGCTATATCTGATTTAAGTGATACAGAGATTGAAACAATCAAATCAGTGTAAATAATATTCTATTTTGAGCCTCTGATAAAATAAATGATGAACTTTTCAGTTCATGCCTTCACTCCCCGCCAAAACACCTTCCACATAGCCTCTCCATGGCTTTCAATCACATCCATATCATAATAGCTTGTTTCATAGGATAACCCGTCCAATAATCCATAAAAAGCACGTGCAGCTTCTTCCGGCGTAACCGCTTCAGAAACAGATCCGGCTTCCTGCGCTTTGATGATTTCCTCTTTGAATGCAGCCCGCGCTTGTTCCTCACTGTCACGTAATAACGCCAAAATCCTGTCCTCAAATCCTTTGGGCGGATAGGAAGAGAAACGATTGTAAAATTCGATGCTGCTGTTGTGAATAGCCAAGTCCTTTACATGTGCCTGGAATGAGAGGTGCAGCTTTTCCTTTATAGTCTGCCCTTCATTATCAAAAGTGGACTGTACAAATTGCACGTAATCAGCAGCGATTTTTGTGGTGACATCGAAAAACAATGCTTCTTTACTGCTGTAATGTGCGTAGAGGGAGGATTTTTGCAGGCCGACTTGATTGGCAATCTTGGTCATGGACGTTCCGTTATAGCCAAGTGCGGCAAAAAGCTCCAATCCTTCGAGTAATATTTTTTCTTTGGTATGCATGATCATTCTCCTTTGACAAAGCCGTTGTTGTCGGGTAAAATTTCTTTGGAAACGAACGGTCGGTAGGTGCTGTTGTTTTCATTATAAAACATGTTTTGTGAAAAATAAATACAAAGCTTTTACATTTTACATGGCTTTGTTTCATTCTATAGAAGACAGGAGGAGAATGGTATGGAATCTCAGCCGTTATCAAAAAATCGTACGTTTGTGCTGTTGTTTATTGCTGGTATTTTTGGCGTTGTCAGTTTCAGTATGTTTTTAACGACAACGACCTGGTTTGTGATCAGTGACAATGGATCGGCGAGTGCGTTAGGGCTTGTGTTAATTGCTGCGACGGTTCCGCGGATTGCGATGATGATTTTCGGAGGCGTGGTAGCGGATCGTTATAAAAAGACTTCGATTATGTTTATAACTAATTTTGTGCAGGCTATTCTCCTGCTTCTGTTATTCATATTGGTTCAAAACGATGGACTATCAACTGTGCTGCTTTTAGTCATTGCTGCCGGGTTTGGCATGCTGGATGCTTTCTTTGGGCCGGCAAGTACGTCGATGATTCCTAAAATCGTGGCGAAAAGCCAGCTGCAGCGTGCCAATGCCTTATTTCAAGGAGTGGATCAAGTTTCCTTCGTAGCAGGCCCGATTGTTGCTGGCGTGCTGATGGAGTCGATTGGTGTCAGCGGAAGTTATTTTATAGCGATGGTTTTAGCGCTTCTCTCAGCGGTAATTATTTATCCGCGTTTTATCCGTGAGGGGCCAGTTGCATTGCAGGAGAAACAAAAACCCGTACAGGAAATCAAGCAGGGCCTTGCGTATATTCGCAGTTCCCGTTTTCTGATGACTGGGTTAGTGGTGTTAATTACACTGAACTTTTTTGTGTTTGGAACGTTGCATATTGCGATTCCATTTCTGGTGGAAAGTTACGGAGGGTCGCCGCTTAATCTGAGTTATATGGAGGCCAGCCTCGGTCTTGGTCTAGTAGCCGGTACAGGTGTGCTGAGTACCGTGTTAATCAACAAGAAGGGGAGAACTTCTTTATTTGGATTATCCGGAGCACTAATCGCTTACGTTGTTTTTGCGCTGGTGCCTCATTTAACGATGTTGACCATCGTTGTCTTCTTTATCGGGTTCTCTATGTCATTTGTATTTATCCCGTTCTTCACGGCTGCGCAAGAACAGGCAGCGGATTTTATGATGGGAAGGGTGATGAGCATCATCTTTCTGGCGATGAATGGATTCGATCCTATTTCCTATGCACTTGTTTCCGGATTATCCGCTGCAAACATCCCGATTCAAACTATTTTGTTAAGCTTTGCAGCAATTGGTTTGATTATTACAGCAGTCTTGTTCAGGAAAGCCAAAACGTATCAAAGTATGTAGACCACAAAACCTCTTATGCGGCATTAAACGTCACATAAGAGGTTTTTTTATACGGTCATTTCTGATTGGTGCCTGCGCCATTTCCCAATAAAAAGAATCGCAAGGGTAAGGATATTAAGAAAAATCAGCTGCCCATATTTCAGTGAAGCAATCAGTTGTTGAATAAATGCTTCTTCTAACAGCATTTTCCCGGCTGTCCAGGCAAGCAACCCTGCCCCGATATAAATAATAATGGGAAACCGTTCGATCAATTTTAGAATTAATTCGCTGGCGGTTAAGATAATCGGGATGCTTAAAATAATCCCGGCGATGATTAATAATAAGTCACTATCAGCGATGGCAGCGATAGCCAGCACATTGTCCAGACTCATAATGACATCTGCAAAAATAATAATCGTAATTGCTTCCCGTAAAGAATTGCCGCTTTTCATCTGGCTGTGGTCTTGCTTGTCTACTAATAATTTATAAGCTACATATAACAGAAGACATCCGCCGATAAACTGAATAAAGGGCAATTGCAGTAAATAAATCATAATAAACACAAAGAGAATCCGAAGCCCAATGGCGCCAAATGTTCCCCAGCGAATAGCTCGTCCCTGAAGATGATCTGGAAGATTTCGGCTTGCCATCGCAATCACAATGGCGTTATCTCCACTTAATAAAATATTGATAAGGAGAATCTGTCCGACTGTTTGTATAAGCTCCAAGCTATCTCTCCTTTCTCCATCAAGTCATTGGTTCAGTATATGAGCTTGTACTGGAAATCAGAACAGGAGAGAAGAAATAATGGGGAGCAGACAGAAAGGAGTCATTTATCTATTAAAAAATCCCTTGTATCTGTTTGAATAAGAAACAAGGGATTTTACTATATGTATATACACTTGGAAGTCTGTCTCACGGAAACTTAGAAGTAGAGCGAATCAATACGAAAAAATAAAAATAAGTACATGATGAAATGAGAACTTATCCTATTCGATTTTAAACTTTTCCATCATTTAAAAAGGTTCTACACCAAAATCTATGGGTGACACATCAGGTTAAATGTGGTAATAGTTCCAAATACATGAAAAAACACCCGTAACCCTGCTATAGTGAAAGTACCAACAACCAAAATAGCGAGGTGTTACCGGTGCAATTTCACTATATCAATAAATTGATTCAACTTCCAGAAATAAACGTGAAAAATATATTATTTGATGACAAAACAGGTATGGTTTACCTGTCTGTTGAGCCGATACAGCACGTCCAACCGTGTCCTTATTGCGGCAGTCATGATGTTCATCGGGATGGGGTATTATATCACCGTCATGTCCGCCACTTACCATTGGCAGAATGGCAGACCATCCTTTGGGTTCCAGCAGTGAATATGGAATGCCAGCAATGCAGCGCGCATTTCGTTTGGCAATATGATTTTGTTCCGCCGAAAAAACGGTATACAAGAGCCTTTCAACATCAGTTGATGAAACAAGGACAGGGTGTAACGGTACAATCCATGTCTACTTCTCAATGCGTTCCCTATTCCACAGCAGAAAGATATTTTAAAAAAGGACTTCAAGCAGAACGGATGTATACCCAAGCGACCTGCATTCAAGATGCGATCCAGCGTGGACAGTTGGTGCTTGGCATCGATGATTTTGCCGTCCGAAAAGGACATACCTATAATACAGGCATGCATGATTTAAAAGGCGGCAACATGCTGGATATCATTTCCGGGCGGAAACAGGAAGACTTACAAACGTTTCGAAAAACATCTTCCTATATACATTTATTAAATCCTATCGCTGTGGTGATGGATTTAAGTTACACCTATCACAAGTTTGTCAAAGAAACCTTCCCGCAAGCGATTCGAATTGCCGATCGATTTCATGTTAATCGCTATGTGACCGATGCAATGCATGCCGTGCGAAAAGAGGTACAAAGAAAACTTTCTACGCAAGCAAGAAAACAGTTGAAGCGCCATCACCAGCTGCTGGAAACACGTTATGATACGTTGTCCAAAAAAAATCAGACGACGGTTCGGACCCTTTTAAACTATGATAGCCAATTAAAAGCCGTCTATAAATGGAAAGAAGCTTTTATTGACTGGTATGATTTGAGTTTAAATGCAGAGCAGGCCAAACAAATGCTGGAACAGTGGTATCGACAAGGTCATCATATCAAGCATAAAGCAGTTGAATCCTGTCTCCGAACGATTAAAAACTGGGAAACAGAAGTGATTAACTATCACCGGATGCGCTTTACAAACGCTGTTGTAGAAGGACGTCATAATAAGATAAAAGCGATACAGCGCCGGCATTTTTTCACACGTAATCGGGATGTATACGAGAACCGTATTTTAGTTGAATGTAATTGGGCTTACATGCAAGATGCTATTTAATCGTCAACCATAGATTTTGGTGATGAGCCTTTAAAAATTATGTAAATAAATCGAAATGAAAAATAAGAACAAAATGTTGTGAGAAACTAACTTTCATAACGAAGGCGTGCATAAATACCGTTTCGCCTATCTAAATCCAGTTTTAAACCTGCATAAGGATCAGCATGGAGATTGTTTTTAATCCATTCTCTTAATGCAGTAATAATGTGCTTGGTAATCAATTCCTGTTTTCCGGATGGCGTTATGATTTCTGCTGAAACGCCGGAATAATCGTCATAAAATAATTCTACTTGAACATTATCCGGGTCTATATTTTGTTTTTCAGCAATGTATATACATATAGCAAGCACAATATCCTCTTCAGGAATAATAAGTTTTTGCATGCCCCAAATTCCTCCTGCATATAGTTGAAAGGCTTATTTTTTCAGCCTCTAGTAATGATGCCGATTCCATTCTATTTTACTATAAACTCCCTATAAGTATGAAGTAAGAAGTGCTTATTTAGGATGTTTCGCATACATATTATATCACTGTCTGTACTTAATGCACGAATGAGAGGTATTTAAATATTTATATCAAGTAAAAACAGCTGTACTTAGTCCGTAACAGCTGCTTCTATAATGGAAAAGGATGCGTGATGACAATTGACTTGAGCCAGCCTGCCATAAGGAATAGGTGTTTTGGGTTCCGTATGTCCAAAAGAAACACCATATAGTACAGGAAGATTTGTCAGCCCGTTTTCTGCTAAAACGGATAATATCACTTCTTTATACGCTTCATCATGCACCTCTCCATAAGGCTTGGCAAAAATCATTCCATTTGCTTGCTGGAGTATCCCTTGGGCTGCATAATTTCTGAGCCATCTGTTTATTAATTCAGGGTCTGACTTTTCTTCCGATGTTTCCAAAAAGAGAATGCTGTTCTCCCATGCTTCCGGCTGCGGCCAGATGATGGTTCCTTTCGCAAACTCAAGCACTTCGATACAGCCGCCAATAAGGCGTCCTTTTGCGATGCCGTTTCCTTGCAGGAGCTCATAGCCTTTGTTAGGAAGCATTTTCCTGGTAATGTTTTGATTAGAAATGTCCCATTCGAGAAATTCACTTGTCCATTTTTCCGGTGCGGAAATGTCACCGACTGCCTCCGCTTCAAAAAGCATATTGTGAATGGCTTTCACTGTATAATCATCCATCGCCACATTTTCTGCAAAATCGGTCATGATTGCCGGTCCGTAAAAGGAGGATAGGCCTGCATGCAGGCAGAATAAATGAGCAATCGTCGTATCAGAAAATCCCATAAAAATCTTTGGGTTTTGTTGGATAATCTCAAAATCGATATAAGGAAGCAGACGAATACTGTCATCACCGCCAATATTAGAGATAATTGCTTTGATTTCAGGGTCTCTGAATGCAGCCATTAAATCTTCTGCTCGTGCCTCGGGATGTTCATCTATATAAGTTTGTCCTTTTAAGCTGTTGGGCATTGGAACAACTTCCAGCCCGAAGACGGTTTTTAAGCGTTCCGCACCTTGCTGGTAACGCCACTGTAAGGAAGGTTCACCTGCTCCGCCCCAGGAGAGGCTGACAGTTGCTACTTTATCACCTGGGGACAACTTCGATGGCTTTATAAGCATAGGGAATACTCCTCTCTGTAAATGGTATATCTTATGTATTCGCTATTTATTGGAGAAATCCTTTTTCTTATAAAAAGAGCCTGTTTTCTTCTTTCTTCGCATTAAAAAAGCAGCATAAATTAAAAAAACTGTAATGATGAGGGTGCAGCTGTAAATAATAAAGCTGGATCCGATAAAATCCCCGAATTTCGTCCCTGCTATGTGCGCTTTATAAGGTTGTCCCTCAGGATAACGGACAGGAATGGAAAAGTGATTTTGAGAATATATACGAGAAGAGACTTCTTTAGAAATAAAAATTTCTTCATCCCCATCTTCTGTATAAAAAGATAAATGTAAATAATACGAATCTCGACTAAAGCGTCCGGTATTACGTTCGTGTGCTGTGTCGGAAATAAAGGCTTCCACTTCGATTTGGTCCCCACTATAGGATTGAACCACACTAATGATAGACTTTCCCATAAATACATATGTCATTATAAACACCAGGCATAAGATTCCTGACACAATAAATATAAAAAATGTAGCACCCTTTTCTCTCCATTTTTTAAAGAAAGGGATATGACTAATATTATAAACAAGAAAACCTGAAGGATAGATACTAAAGACGATGATAACAATAAGATGCTCTGTTATTTGTGATTTCTGATCCTCGTCTGTTATACCAGAATCATTCTTCGTGATCGTTTCTCCGGCATCCAACTGTTCAAATTCCTGTTTAGTTAATAAAGAAATTTCTTGATCAGATGAATGACGAGTGAGCTGAAGGAGTGCGTCGTCTTCTAAAACAGCATAATATTTCAAGCTGCCAAATAAATCACTGGATACGGTTTTACCGACAGTGGTCACTTCTTTTTCTTCCCCGTTTTTCCCCTGTAATAAAGGATATAGAAGCTTTGATTCATCTGCTATCACCGTGATACAGATGATTAAAATAAAAATCCCAATTGCATAAGCACCTAATTTTTTAAATCGTTCCATGGCTCACTTCCTTATCTGCAACTATTTCAAAATTTATTATAACATTTTTAGGGAGTTAAACTGCTGGAAAACATGTGATATAGGCATACTTTCCCTGTAGATAGATTGAAATTCTTGCAATAATTAGGATGATTCCAATAATATAATTTAAACTATGCTTTACGCTTACAAATCCGTATGGTAATCTAAAATGGATAAATACATACGCAATGGATCCACTAGGGGTGCTTACTAAGCTGAGAGAGGCATATTGTCTTGACCCTTACCAACCTGATCTAGTTCGTACTAGCGGAGGGAAGTGGGCGGAATATGCCTATAGGCAAATGAATCAAACTTTTCTGCCGCTTTCTATATCAGGAGGCGGTTTTTTTGCGTGCTGAAAAGGAGGTTTTTTGAATGGACAGGGTCATTCAGGAGGTTCGAAATCGAGAAGATGAGTTAATAGCGCTTGTCAGCGATTTAATTCGCTTTGAAACACCAGCCCCGCCTGCACGAAATACAGAGGATATCCAAGCTTATATTGCGAATTACCTGGAGGAAATGCATTTTGAAACAGATCAATGGAATGTGTACCCTGATGATCCGAATGTCGTCGGCTGTTTGCGTGGGACTGCTTCTGATACATATAACAGCCTGATTCTTAATGGGCATGTGGATGTCGCTTCTATAGAGGAAGGTGAAAACTGGAAGCATGGGCCATTTCAGCCAACAGTGGAAGGACGTACGTTATATGGACGGGGAACAGCAGATATGAAAGGCGGTCTGGCAGCATGTTTATTTGCGATGCGTCTGTTGTATGACCATCAGATTCAGCTTGGCGGAGACGTTATTCTGCAGTCCGTCATTGGGGAAGAAGTCGGAGAAGCAGGGACGAAGCAATGCGGAGAACGCGGGTATACAGCAGATTATGCTATTGTTGCAGATACAAGCCATTGTGAAATACACGGGCAAGGAGGCGTTATTACCGGCTGGATTACGGTGAAAAGCCCGACCACGCACCATGATGGGACACGCCGTCAGCTCATTCATGCAGGCGGCGGGATGAAAGGGGCCAGTGCCATTGAAAAGATGAATAAGCTGATTACG
The nucleotide sequence above comes from Oceanobacillus timonensis. Encoded proteins:
- a CDS encoding TetR/AcrR family transcriptional regulator, producing MHTKEKILLEGLELFAALGYNGTSMTKIANQVGLQKSSLYAHYSSKEALFFDVTTKIAADYVQFVQSTFDNEGQTIKEKLHLSFQAHVKDLAIHNSSIEFYNRFSSYPPKGFEDRILALLRDSEEQARAAFKEEIIKAQEAGSVSEAVTPEEAARAFYGLLDGLSYETSYYDMDVIESHGEAMWKVFWRGVKA
- a CDS encoding MFS transporter, coding for MLHGFVSFYRRQEENGMESQPLSKNRTFVLLFIAGIFGVVSFSMFLTTTTWFVISDNGSASALGLVLIAATVPRIAMMIFGGVVADRYKKTSIMFITNFVQAILLLLLFILVQNDGLSTVLLLVIAAGFGMLDAFFGPASTSMIPKIVAKSQLQRANALFQGVDQVSFVAGPIVAGVLMESIGVSGSYFIAMVLALLSAVIIYPRFIREGPVALQEKQKPVQEIKQGLAYIRSSRFLMTGLVVLITLNFFVFGTLHIAIPFLVESYGGSPLNLSYMEASLGLGLVAGTGVLSTVLINKKGRTSLFGLSGALIAYVVFALVPHLTMLTIVVFFIGFSMSFVFIPFFTAAQEQAADFMMGRVMSIIFLAMNGFDPISYALVSGLSAANIPIQTILLSFAAIGLIITAVLFRKAKTYQSM
- a CDS encoding TerC family protein; its protein translation is MELIQTVGQILLINILLSGDNAIVIAMASRNLPDHLQGRAIRWGTFGAIGLRILFVFIMIYLLQLPFIQFIGGCLLLYVAYKLLVDKQDHSQMKSGNSLREAITIIIFADVIMSLDNVLAIAAIADSDLLLIIAGIILSIPIILTASELILKLIERFPIIIYIGAGLLAWTAGKMLLEEAFIQQLIASLKYGQLIFLNILTLAILFIGKWRRHQSEMTV
- a CDS encoding ISL3 family transposase, whose amino-acid sequence is MQFHYINKLIQLPEINVKNILFDDKTGMVYLSVEPIQHVQPCPYCGSHDVHRDGVLYHRHVRHLPLAEWQTILWVPAVNMECQQCSAHFVWQYDFVPPKKRYTRAFQHQLMKQGQGVTVQSMSTSQCVPYSTAERYFKKGLQAERMYTQATCIQDAIQRGQLVLGIDDFAVRKGHTYNTGMHDLKGGNMLDIISGRKQEDLQTFRKTSSYIHLLNPIAVVMDLSYTYHKFVKETFPQAIRIADRFHVNRYVTDAMHAVRKEVQRKLSTQARKQLKRHHQLLETRYDTLSKKNQTTVRTLLNYDSQLKAVYKWKEAFIDWYDLSLNAEQAKQMLEQWYRQGHHIKHKAVESCLRTIKNWETEVINYHRMRFTNAVVEGRHNKIKAIQRRHFFTRNRDVYENRILVECNWAYMQDAI
- a CDS encoding DUF2653 family protein — encoded protein: MQKLIIPEEDIVLAICIYIAEKQNIDPDNVQVELFYDDYSGVSAEIITPSGKQELITKHIITALREWIKNNLHADPYAGLKLDLDRRNGIYARLRYES
- a CDS encoding S66 family peptidase, coding for MLIKPSKLSPGDKVATVSLSWGGAGEPSLQWRYQQGAERLKTVFGLEVVPMPNSLKGQTYIDEHPEARAEDLMAAFRDPEIKAIISNIGGDDSIRLLPYIDFEIIQQNPKIFMGFSDTTIAHLFCLHAGLSSFYGPAIMTDFAENVAMDDYTVKAIHNMLFEAEAVGDISAPEKWTSEFLEWDISNQNITRKMLPNKGYELLQGNGIAKGRLIGGCIEVLEFAKGTIIWPQPEAWENSILFLETSEEKSDPELINRWLRNYAAQGILQQANGMIFAKPYGEVHDEAYKEVILSVLAENGLTNLPVLYGVSFGHTEPKTPIPYGRLAQVNCHHASFSIIEAAVTD
- a CDS encoding acetylornithine deacetylase encodes the protein MDRVIQEVRNREDELIALVSDLIRFETPAPPARNTEDIQAYIANYLEEMHFETDQWNVYPDDPNVVGCLRGTASDTYNSLILNGHVDVASIEEGENWKHGPFQPTVEGRTLYGRGTADMKGGLAACLFAMRLLYDHQIQLGGDVILQSVIGEEVGEAGTKQCGERGYTADYAIVADTSHCEIHGQGGVITGWITVKSPTTHHDGTRRQLIHAGGGMKGASAIEKMNKLITALQELERHWAVTKSYPGFPPGTNTINPAVIEGGRHAAFIADECRLWITVHYYPDETAEQVAEEIESHLRKTAEADVWMRDNLPTFEWGGESMIVDRGEIFPSFSVDEEHAAFAMLQESHSKAFGKEAKVRMSETVTDGGWLAAYGIPTACYGPGELKHAHAVDEQVNIDELVDYTVSLLQFILKWCQTEKQE